A region from the Macrobrachium nipponense isolate FS-2020 chromosome 47, ASM1510439v2, whole genome shotgun sequence genome encodes:
- the LOC135204701 gene encoding uncharacterized protein LOC135204701 — protein MISRGLLDAAKQLSSMPRGSSPSTSAPKKSILDFTKDFQENLIGKGITVCRETEAEVKARTESNYRLKNELEGFTQLLAEIKFPSQDTLSNIDEDNKELMNKLDIMQREQVNVKESERKLETATDSASAGATIGEAGQLLLSVEKTASEITQLLQENDRRRDDLRQDTLRIKGTYADAMKALGRIIEELEGEDSVVNITVTDLRSPHSRLRGDAQREIFAVMTFEGTLRVAPVKIEPNNEVSVPHLDEGVLPPRCFVIELESLMPGGSPSPPPSTPPPMGFLDLAYGSTPLGRVVIRITTKGLKGRNFLYMCAGGMGGPSYAHSRVSYVGKKDEAGEWILLGNYVSFGGRGTSTRAVLSSREEDWESAKESDETYEVTREKAGEVRGDISYERASEFCIVTRDDNDRKYRTRNCFGVVEEGLNVLTTTISKYYQDIGNVHISQCGLIL, from the exons ATGATTAGCAGAGGCCTCCTTGATGCTGCAAAACAACTTTCATCCATGCCAAGAGGATCAAGTCCTTCGACCAGCGCTCCTAAGAAATCTATTCTGGATTTTACTAAGGATTTTCAGGAGAATCTCATCGGAAAAGGCATCACTGTATGCCGAGAAACAGAGGCTGAAGTTAAGGCCCGCACTGAAAGCAACTATAGGTTGAAAAATGAACTTGAGGGATTCACTCAGTTGCTGGCAGAGATAAAGTTTCCTAGTCAAGATACTTTGAGCAATATTGATGAAGACAATAAGGAGCTGATGAACAAACTGGATATTATGCAACGGGAGCAGGTGAACGTGAAAGAGTCAGAAAGGAAACTGGAAACAGCAACAGACTCTGCTTCAGCAGGAGCTACCATAGGTGAAGCAGGACAGCTTCTCCTTAGTGTTGAGAAGACTGCCAGCGAAATTACGCAACTTCTTCAGGAGAATGATAGACGAAGAGACGACTTGAGGCAG GACACTCTAAGGATCAAAGGGACCTATGCAGACGCCATGAAGGCTCTGGGAAGAATAATTGAGGAATTAGAAGGAGAAGACTCTGTTGTGAACATTACG GTAACTGACCTCCGAAGTCCTCACAGTCGCTTGAGAGGGGATGCCCAAAGAGAGATCTTTGCTGTGATGACCTTTGAAGGGACTCTGAGAGTGGCCCCAGTCAAGATTGAGCCTAACAATGAAGTATCTGTGCCTCATCTTGATGAAGGAGTTCTCCCACCAAGATGCTTTGTCATAGAG CTGGAGTCGTTGATGCCAGGGgggtccccttcccctcctccatcTACTCCCCCTCCAATGGGGTTCTTGGATCTGGCATATGGATCCACCCCCCTGGGGAGGGTCGTCATCAGGATCACTACTAAGGGCTTGAAGGGTCGAAACTTCCTGTACATGTGtgcgggggggatggggggaccCTCTTATGCCCACTCTCGGGTATCTTATGTAGGGAAAAAGGATGAGGCAGGGGAATGGATACTACTAGGTAACTATGTGTCCTTTGGAGGAAGAGGCACATCCACTCGAGCAGTGTTGTCATCGAGGGAGGAGGATTGGGAGAGTGCAAAGGAGAGTGATGAGACCTATGAAGTGACGAGAGAGAAGGCGGGAGAGGTGAGGGGAGACATCTCATATGAAAGAGCTTCGGAGTTCTGCATTGTCACCAGAGATGATAATGATAGGAAATATAGAACCAGAAATTGCTTCGGGGTGGTGGAGGAAGGACTCAACGTCCTGACAACCACCATCTCGAAGTATTATCAAGACATTGGAAATGTCCATATTTCTCAGTGTGGCCTCATTCTGTAA